In Nocardioides sp. WS12, the DNA window TCGGCCACACCCTCGGGTTCCGTCACGAGCACACCCGCCCCGAGGCCGGCACCTGCTTCGAGGACAACAACTGGCGTCCGCTGACGCCGTACGACGCGGCGTCGATCATGCACTACCCGCAGTGCAACGGCAGTTCGAGCGACCTGGAGTTCCAAGCGTCCGACGCCGCTGGTGTGAGGGCCCTCTACGGCTCCTGACAGCTGCTCCACTGACGACGGCCCTCCCTGCCTCCCAGGGAGGGCCGTCGCTGTGTCTCCTCGCTGATTCGGGTCGCTCCGTCGTACGGCCATAGACTCAGCGCCCGTGGCACTCACCATCGGCATCGTCGGTCTCCCGAACGCAGGCAAGTCAACGCTCTTCAACGCGCTGACCAAGAACGACGTCCTCGCGGCGAACTACCCGTTCGCCACCATCGAGCCCAATGTGGGCGTGGTCGGCGTACCCGACGCCCGCCTGCCGAAGCTCGCCGAGATCTACGGCTCCGAGCGGATCCTTCCCGCGACGGTGGAGTTCGTCGACATCGCCGGCATCGTCCGCGGCGCCTCGCAGGGCGAGGGCCTGGGCAACAAGTTCCTGTCGCACATCCGCGAGTCCGCAGCCATCTGCCAGGTGACCCGGGTGTTCCGCGACGAGGACGTCACCCACGTCGACGGCGAGGTCAACCCCGCCAACGACATCTCCACCATCCAGACCGAGCTGATCTTCGCCGACCTCGAGACGGTCGAGAAGTCGATCGTCCGGCTGGAGAAGGAGTCGCGGAAGGTCAAGGACCTGGTCGCGAACCTGGAGGCCGTCAAGGAAGCCAAGGAAGCGCTCGAGTCCGGTACGCCGATCATCGCGACCAAGATCGACCGCGAACTGCTCCGCGAGCTGTCGCTGCTCACCGCCAAGCCGTTCATCTTCGTCTTCAACTGCGACGCCGACGAACTCGCCGACGAGGCCCTCAAGGCGAAGATGCGCGAGATCGTCGCGCCCGCCGAGGCGATCTTCCTCGACGCGAAGTTCGAGTCCGAGCTCGTCGAGCTCGACGACGAAGAAGCCGCCGAGTTCCTTGCCGAGGCCGGCGTCACCGAACCCGGCCTCGAGACCCTGGCCCGCGTCGGCTTCGAAACCCTCGGCCTGCAGACCTACCTGACGGCTGGGCCCAAGGAAACGCGTGCCTGGACGATCCGCAAGGGCGACACCGCCCCCGAGGCCGCCGGCGTGATCCACACCGACTTCCAGAAGGGCTTCATCAAGGCCGAGGTCGTCTCGTTCGACGACCTGACTGCGCTGGGCTCGATGGCCAAGGCCAAGGAAGCCGGCAAGGTCCGCATGGAGGGCAAGGACTACGTCATGGCTGATGGCGACGTGGTGGAGTTCCGCTTCAACGTCTGACGTCGACGAACTCAACCGTCGTCTTGCCCGCGCTGAGCACGCACCTGGTGCGTGCTGAGCGCGGGACAGCGTCACCACACGGGCGAGTAGGGTCCCACCGTGCATGTGAGCATCGACGAACTCGTCATCGCGGATGCCGCGGAGGCGTGGGTGGCAGCGGGATTCACCGTCGACGATGACGAGGTCTGTCGCGTC includes these proteins:
- the ychF gene encoding redox-regulated ATPase YchF, producing the protein MALTIGIVGLPNAGKSTLFNALTKNDVLAANYPFATIEPNVGVVGVPDARLPKLAEIYGSERILPATVEFVDIAGIVRGASQGEGLGNKFLSHIRESAAICQVTRVFRDEDVTHVDGEVNPANDISTIQTELIFADLETVEKSIVRLEKESRKVKDLVANLEAVKEAKEALESGTPIIATKIDRELLRELSLLTAKPFIFVFNCDADELADEALKAKMREIVAPAEAIFLDAKFESELVELDDEEAAEFLAEAGVTEPGLETLARVGFETLGLQTYLTAGPKETRAWTIRKGDTAPEAAGVIHTDFQKGFIKAEVVSFDDLTALGSMAKAKEAGKVRMEGKDYVMADGDVVEFRFNV